In the genome of Quercus robur chromosome 3, dhQueRobu3.1, whole genome shotgun sequence, one region contains:
- the LOC126719652 gene encoding uncharacterized protein LOC126719652, which produces MIELMEYLLSRLSVQEMELFLVQVWIIWNQRNKLLHGGKFQDPNMLCRRAVEYLEEFRNSQGNLRVDGVVHSVGDVWKPPPTLVFKLNFDAAVFLEAKQTGFGAIIRNDKGEVMAAMSAGGPPMSSSEEAELLTCRKAVEFATDAGFTELVIE; this is translated from the coding sequence ATGATAGAGCTGATGGAGTATTTGTTGAGTAGACTTTCTGTGCAGGAGATGGAGTTGTTCTTAGTTCAGGTGTGGATAATTTGGAATCAACGAAACAAGTTGCTGCATGGGGGAAAGTTTCAAGATCCAAACATGTTATGCAGGAGAGCTGTGGAGTACCTGGAGGAATTTCGGAATTCTCAAGGAAATTTGCGTGTTGATGGTGTGGTGCATTCAGTTGGTGACGTGTGGAAACCACCTCCAACTTtggttttcaaattaaattttgatgcaGCAGTGTTTTTGGAAGCTAAACAGACTGGATTTGGTGCCATTATACGAAATGATAAGGGTGAGGTTATGGCAGCGATGTCAGCAGGAGGACCACCAATGAGTAGCAGCGAAGAAGCGGAGCTGTTAACGTGCAGGAAGGCAGTAGAGTTTGCCACTGATGCTGGCTTTACTGAGCTTGTGATCGAATGA